The genomic DNA AATAAATCTAGAAGTCCAATTGTTACTGATTCAATAACTTTGGgttaatgtgtgtttcatcattttgtttctttccccatcaggtgctgttttgtattcttttcaggcttcagtaaaataatgtaactctttggaacaaacaggcagaacaacaagccaaagctggaggccaagatggcaaatgactcaactgcatctgcataatttccaggggagctgatataagcagggataaatgctagccacacagcactgaagatcagcatgctgaatgtgatgaacttggcctcgttgaagtttCCCGGCAACTTTCGAGccagaaaagccaatacaaagcacagacaggcctgtagaccaatatatccaagaacacaccagaAGGCCAGGCGAGAGCCAACACTACACTCCAGTatgatctttgaatgttcatattgtgtatttctggatggaaacgggggAGCTTCAATGAGCCAGGCAGTACAGATAACCAGCTGAACCAGAGTACAGCTGGAGAtaatggtcctctgctgcttaggccCTAGCCACTTCATAATGTTTtgccctggcctggtggcagtgaatgcagccagtaccaccagggtcttccccaggatgcaggaaatacacagtgaagatgtgatgctaaaggcagtgtggcgcagcatgcaggaccaatatgttggctttccaatgaaaagcagagaacacagaaaacacagagtcagtgcaaacagtatgaagaaactgagctcagagttattcacacggacaatggctgtgtgtctgtgacagaagaagactccacagacagccagagtgaagcaggcgcccaccacagacatcactgtcagggctattcccaatgaattgaaggtcaagtactccactttcttggcaatgcaggctgttctgtcgttgtttgaacagaagtcctcaggacaaattGTACAATCTACTGAGTCTAAAGAGAAGAAAGTATGAACAATTTTCAGGATTGCTTTACTTCTGTACTATACATACTTGTAAGAATggatttgctttgactttttattgttcagctcaaactcacttgtctgattgctaattttgccactgtcacatggtacacagtcaaagcagcagataggctccccacgacggacagccttccgggagcctggaagacaactggcactgcacacagacactggcaccTAGAGTGGAAAGACCATGTGCTGATATTGGTCAATTTCATTGGTTAATCTATTGACAGGTGGAAAATTCCTCAAAACCATGTGTCAGTAAAGTATTTGTTACTTCTAGTTTCTCAAGTGTGTTTAacagtgttttgagttttaTGTTGATTAGATATATTTGGTCTGCAGATGTCAGTCTAATTTACAGGTATGCCAATAGCCATCAAACAACCTTTTGATGGTCACATGGTTACAAGCTGTACACTGAGGACTGGGTTCCTGCCCAAAAGCTATTCCATAACCTGTAGTTCAGTTAAATATATTTAACTGTAGATCTATGAGAAGCATTTAAAGTCATGAAGaatgatttattcattgtctactgctatatcctgcacatgagggtcgcgaggagccagagccaatcccagctgacataagacGAAAGGTGGGGTCAGACCCAGGACGGGTCACAAGACCAGCATACGGAGACAAACTACCATTCACTCTTCCAttccataaaaaaaagatcGATGAGGAAAGCAACAGTGGATAGTAGGTCACCAATCACATCATAGCCGGACTGTGATGAAagttgtgtatgaaaacaaatgaccctgTTTCAGATCCAGTCTGTTCCATCCacctgacttacctccatctcaacctacagaacttcaacagttggcatctgatgaaggtaaaaacacagtgtgagcagcttgcctcactctgatgtcctgcccacattatcctgtcttcctggatcaacagctcctctccaacagACTTGGTTCCATCAAATAAACCCACATTGGcaaattcaatgtttccttctgtgcctctctgccagttgatgatatcataatagggtacagagttgcccttggcatcaaagtccacctcctcaccagcaatctgaaagttcacttcctggaggtagTGTTGCAGCTTGAAAATTAGGAAATGCACACAATGAAACACTGAATTGCACTAAACAAGGTTTTCAGTCTTCAGAGTTTTGAGGTTTAAGGCCCCTAAAAATCCACGGCCTAAATTTGTACAGCAGTAGAAATGTTAACAGAACGGTGAACACATCACATGGAAATTAAAAcgatttaaaaatattcataatCATATTTCATTgagatttaaatatatttagattttttagaACAAAGAAACTAGGTCTGtcgtatgtacagtatgttacatgACTTTGGGTTAATTGGGCTTTGACCCACAGTGTGTAATGGTAAAGAAATAGTGgattatacagtacctgccaagggtgtatgttgttgctctgagcacatgagttgttctggaaaggccccctccctggctgacagagaaggaggttgtgcagggaatgagcaatGGCATATACAGCCTTATAGACATTATATGCAACTCTAGGGCTagatgtattcatgtaggctgagtgCTGTTCCAGAAGAGACTCCTGCCCTGAGCACAGTGACATctgggtgacagaggatggaaaaggactgcaaccatacagagactcccacagctcaCGCACCAGCACATTGTCAGGATATCTCTTAGGgtttactgtctgcaggaagtcaccaAGTCTGGAGATATGACCTTTTCTGATGTTAAACCCAATGGTTCCTCCCAAGTAGGGGTAATACTCTCGTCCTGAAAAGACTGATGCTGTGACCAAGGCTTCAATCACCACCCACTGGATTCCAgtgatgttctgagtcatgtagtCTCTCAAGAAAGGTGTCATCTCCCCCTCGACTGCAAATACCAACACCACTTTTGCGGTAGAGCTACGCATCACCTTTACAGAGGGTCAGATAATGTAGATAACAGGGTTGtacaatgagacaaaaataaaactgagtgACATAAAGAAAAATCCAGATGTCCACAGTGACAACAACTAGAATTTCTATAGACCTTAGTATAACTAGATATTTCAACCCTCAACAGCAAAATAATTTCAGTAACTCCATAATGATCTGC from Solea senegalensis isolate Sse05_10M linkage group LG20, IFAPA_SoseM_1, whole genome shotgun sequence includes the following:
- the LOC122786829 gene encoding extracellular calcium-sensing receptor-like, with the protein product MRLAVEEINQNPVLLQNRTLGYKIFDSCGYPLTGQRAVLSMLNGVKAIAQLLVHFNWTWVGLLRGDSDYGRFAAKGLLRELQDTKVCVAYQEIIPLLYTCQVGLRIMKVMRSSTAKVVLVFAVEGEMTPFLRDYMTQNITGIQWVVIEALVTASVFSGREYYPYLGGTIGFNIRKGHISRLGDFLQTVPVSVCSASCLPGSRKAVRRGEPICCFDCVPCDSGKISNQTNSVDCTICPEDFCSNNDRTACIAKKVEYLTFNSLGIALTVMSVVGACFTLAVCGVFFCHRHTAIVRVNNSELSFFILFALTLCFLCSLLFIGKPTYWSCMLRHTAFSITSSLCISCILGKTLVVLAAFTATRPGQNIMKWLGPKQQRTIISSCTLVQLVICTAWLIEAPPFPSRNTQYEHSKIILECSVGSRLAFWCVLGYIGLQACLCFVLAFLARKLPGNFNEAKFITFSMLIFSAVWLAFIPAYISSPGNYADAVESFAILASSFGLLFCLFVPKSYIILLKPEKNTKQHLMGKETK